A DNA window from Citrobacter tructae contains the following coding sequences:
- a CDS encoding FdhF/YdeP family oxidoreductase — protein sequence MKKGIPGVSGYQGPAGGWGAVKAVTASVFSQKAVARDIIAMFKMNQVKGFDCPGCAWPDPGHRAPMELCENGVKAVSWETTSKKASPAFFSRHPVSALWQYSDYELENIGRLTHPMKYDAVTDTWQVVAWDVAFQEIGERLRSYDSAQQVEFYTSGRTSNEAAFLYQLFAREYGSSNFPDCSNMCHGPTSAGLTRAIGLGKGTVELDDFDHCELVICIGHNPGTNHPRMLTTLRDVARRGAKIISINPLTERGLERFSFPQNMKEMFSGQATELSNDYYQVKIGGDASLLKGIMKALIEMDEARILLDQLPTLDHAFIDEHTAGYTALYDDLRQHNWAELEQDSGLTRSQMEDLAHSYNKSRATIICYGLGITQHKNGTENVQQLVNLLLLKGNMGKPGAGICPLRGHSNVQGDRSVGINEAASEDFLQRLETHFSIRVPRKHGRSSVESIRAIERGDAKALICMGGNLAVAMPQPQRTFAAMKNLDLQVHVATKLNRSHLLLAKDNYLLPALGRTERDIQATGIQSVTVEDSMSMVHASCGALKPASRWLKSEPAIVAGLARATLPHSPVNWEALTGNYALIRDAIESVIPTFHDYNARIGEPGGFRMDTPASRREWRTANAKANFVVSRQRAIERENQPADALVLATLRSHDQYNTTIYGMNDRYRGITGRRDVVFLSAKEATVRGLTQGDVVNVQALDDNGKPCVDRMMHGLTVVIYDMAAGSIGAYLPEANVLLSLDVVDTESLTPAYKSVPVILTRA from the coding sequence ATGAAAAAGGGTATTCCAGGAGTAAGCGGTTATCAGGGCCCGGCGGGTGGGTGGGGCGCGGTAAAAGCCGTCACTGCTTCGGTGTTTTCGCAAAAGGCCGTCGCGCGCGACATTATCGCGATGTTCAAAATGAACCAGGTGAAGGGATTCGACTGCCCGGGGTGTGCGTGGCCTGACCCAGGGCATCGTGCGCCGATGGAACTGTGTGAAAACGGCGTGAAGGCCGTGTCCTGGGAAACCACCAGCAAGAAGGCCTCACCCGCGTTTTTTAGCCGCCATCCGGTTTCGGCGTTATGGCAATACAGCGATTATGAACTGGAAAATATAGGCCGTTTGACGCACCCGATGAAATACGATGCCGTGACGGATACCTGGCAGGTCGTGGCGTGGGACGTTGCGTTTCAGGAAATCGGCGAGCGTCTGCGCAGCTATGACTCTGCGCAGCAGGTGGAGTTTTATACCTCCGGCAGAACCTCAAATGAAGCAGCGTTCTTGTATCAACTGTTTGCGCGCGAATATGGCAGCAGCAACTTCCCGGATTGTTCAAACATGTGCCACGGCCCAACCAGTGCCGGGCTGACACGGGCCATCGGCCTTGGGAAAGGGACCGTGGAGCTTGATGATTTTGACCATTGTGAGCTGGTGATTTGCATCGGGCATAATCCAGGAACCAACCATCCCCGCATGCTCACTACGTTACGCGATGTCGCAAGGCGCGGGGCCAAAATTATCTCCATCAACCCGCTGACCGAGCGGGGACTTGAGCGTTTTAGCTTCCCGCAAAATATGAAAGAGATGTTTAGTGGTCAGGCGACGGAACTCAGCAACGATTACTACCAGGTCAAAATAGGCGGTGACGCATCGCTGCTGAAAGGCATCATGAAGGCGCTGATCGAAATGGATGAAGCGCGGATCTTACTCGATCAACTGCCGACGCTCGATCATGCATTTATCGATGAACACACCGCTGGATACACAGCGCTGTATGACGATTTACGCCAGCATAACTGGGCAGAACTGGAACAGGATTCTGGTCTGACGCGCAGTCAGATGGAAGACCTGGCGCACAGCTATAACAAATCGCGCGCGACCATTATTTGTTATGGTCTGGGTATCACCCAGCATAAAAACGGTACCGAGAACGTCCAGCAACTGGTGAACCTGCTGCTGCTGAAAGGCAATATGGGTAAGCCTGGGGCAGGGATTTGCCCGTTGCGCGGCCATTCAAACGTGCAGGGAGACCGTTCTGTAGGGATTAACGAAGCGGCATCTGAAGACTTCCTGCAACGCCTTGAGACGCATTTTTCTATCCGTGTTCCGCGCAAACATGGGCGCTCCAGCGTGGAGAGTATTCGGGCCATCGAACGGGGAGACGCGAAAGCGCTCATCTGTATGGGCGGAAATCTGGCGGTGGCAATGCCGCAGCCGCAGCGTACCTTTGCGGCGATGAAAAACCTGGATCTGCAGGTCCATGTTGCGACCAAACTGAACAGATCGCATTTGCTGCTGGCAAAGGATAACTACCTGCTACCTGCATTAGGTCGAACGGAGCGCGACATTCAGGCGACGGGGATTCAGTCGGTGACCGTCGAAGACTCCATGTCGATGGTACACGCGTCCTGCGGCGCGCTGAAACCGGCTTCCCGCTGGCTAAAATCAGAGCCCGCAATTGTGGCGGGGCTGGCCCGCGCCACGCTTCCCCACTCGCCAGTAAACTGGGAAGCGTTAACCGGTAACTACGCGCTGATTCGTGATGCCATTGAATCCGTGATCCCGACGTTTCACGATTACAATGCGCGCATTGGAGAGCCCGGCGGGTTTCGTATGGATACGCCTGCTTCGCGCCGTGAATGGCGCACGGCGAACGCTAAAGCCAACTTTGTCGTCAGCCGTCAGCGCGCAATCGAACGTGAAAACCAGCCTGCTGATGCGCTGGTGCTGGCCACGCTGCGTAGTCACGATCAGTACAACACCACCATTTATGGCATGAACGATCGCTACCGTGGTATTACCGGTCGTCGTGATGTGGTGTTTTTAAGCGCCAAGGAAGCAACGGTCCGTGGGCTGACTCAGGGCGATGTTGTCAACGTGCAAGCACTGGACGACAACGGTAAGCCGTGTGTGGATCGTATGATGCACGGGCTAACGGTGGTCATTTACGATATGGCTGCGGGCTCTATTGGCGCGTATCTGCCGGAAGCAAATGTGCTGCTGTCACTCGATGTAGTTGACACAGAAAGCCTGACTCCGGCGTATAAAAGCGTGCCGGTTATCCTTACCCGAGCGTAG
- the gss gene encoding bifunctional glutathionylspermidine amidase/synthase, translating to MSKGTTSQDAPFGTLLGYAPGGVAIYSSDYSSLDPRDYDDDAAFRSYIDDEYMGHKWQCVEFARRFLFLNYGMVFTDVGMAWEIFSLRFLREVVNDNILPLQAFPNGSPRAPVAGALLIWQKGGEFKDTGHVAVVTQLLENKIRIAEQNVLHTPLPPGQQWTRELEMVVENGRYTLRDTFDDTTILGWMIQTDDTRDSLPQPEIDNDSLKIGGARLEDTGQFDGKWLDEQDPLQKAYVLANGHVINQDPHQYFTITESAEQELIKATNELHLMYLHATDKVLKDDNLLALFDIPKILWPRLRLSWQRRRHHMITGRMDFCMDERGLKVYEYNADSASCHTEAGLILERWAERGYTGQGHNPAEGLINELAGAWKHSRARPFVHIMQDKDIEENYHAQFMQQALHQGGFESKILRGLDELRWDDAGQLIDGDGRLVNCVWKTWAWETAIEQVREVSETEYAAVPIRTGHTNQEVRLIDVLLRPEVLVFEPLWTVIPGNKAILPILWQLFPHHRYLLDTDFTVNEELAQTGYAVKPIAGRCGSNIDLVSHEEELLDKTSGKFAEQKNIYQQLWCLPNVAGKYIQVCTFTVGGNYGGTCLRGDESLVIKKESDIEPLIVVKEE from the coding sequence ATGAGCAAAGGAACGACCAGTCAGGATGCCCCGTTCGGGACATTATTGGGCTACGCCCCGGGCGGCGTAGCAATCTACTCTTCAGATTACAGCTCCCTTGACCCACGGGATTACGACGATGATGCGGCGTTTCGCAGCTATATCGACGACGAATATATGGGCCACAAATGGCAGTGCGTAGAGTTCGCGCGCCGCTTTCTGTTTCTCAATTATGGCATGGTCTTTACCGATGTCGGCATGGCCTGGGAGATCTTCTCCTTGCGCTTCTTGCGCGAAGTGGTGAACGACAATATCCTGCCGTTACAAGCATTCCCCAATGGTTCACCTCGCGCGCCGGTAGCAGGCGCTCTGCTTATCTGGCAAAAAGGCGGTGAGTTCAAAGATACCGGGCACGTGGCGGTCGTCACCCAGTTGCTGGAAAACAAAATCCGCATTGCTGAACAGAACGTGCTCCACACGCCGCTGCCTCCCGGACAGCAATGGACCCGCGAGCTGGAGATGGTGGTTGAAAATGGCCGCTATACCCTGCGCGATACCTTTGATGACACCACAATCCTTGGCTGGATGATCCAAACTGACGATACCCGCGACAGCTTGCCGCAGCCGGAGATCGACAACGACTCTCTGAAGATTGGCGGTGCGCGTCTGGAAGACACCGGGCAGTTTGACGGTAAGTGGCTGGATGAACAGGATCCGCTGCAAAAAGCCTACGTGCTGGCGAACGGTCACGTCATTAACCAGGATCCGCATCAGTATTTCACCATTACCGAGAGTGCGGAACAGGAGCTGATTAAGGCGACCAACGAACTGCATCTGATGTATTTGCACGCCACCGATAAAGTGCTGAAAGACGATAACCTGCTGGCGCTGTTCGACATCCCGAAAATTCTCTGGCCGCGCCTGCGCCTTTCCTGGCAGCGTCGTCGGCATCATATGATCACTGGTCGTATGGATTTCTGTATGGATGAGCGCGGACTGAAGGTGTATGAGTACAACGCCGATTCCGCATCGTGCCATACCGAAGCCGGTTTGATCCTCGAAAGATGGGCTGAGCGGGGCTACACAGGGCAGGGACACAACCCCGCAGAAGGGTTGATCAACGAACTTGCCGGTGCCTGGAAGCACAGCCGCGCACGTCCTTTTGTCCACATCATGCAGGACAAGGATATAGAGGAAAACTACCACGCGCAGTTTATGCAGCAGGCGCTGCACCAGGGCGGGTTTGAAAGCAAAATCCTGCGTGGCCTGGATGAATTGCGCTGGGACGACGCTGGTCAACTGATTGACGGTGATGGTCGTCTGGTGAACTGCGTCTGGAAAACCTGGGCGTGGGAAACTGCGATTGAGCAGGTGCGAGAGGTCAGTGAAACGGAGTACGCCGCGGTGCCAATTCGTACCGGGCATACGAACCAGGAAGTACGTTTAATCGACGTGCTTCTGCGCCCGGAAGTGCTGGTTTTCGAACCTCTGTGGACGGTGATCCCTGGCAACAAAGCGATTTTGCCGATCCTCTGGCAGCTTTTCCCGCATCACCGCTACCTGCTTGATACTGATTTCACTGTTAATGAAGAGCTGGCGCAAACCGGTTATGCGGTGAAACCTATTGCAGGACGTTGTGGCAGCAACATCGATCTGGTGAGTCACGAGGAAGAGCTGCTCGATAAGACCAGCGGTAAGTTTGCCGAGCAGAAGAACATTTATCAGCAGCTTTGGTGTTTGCCAAACGTTGCCGGTAAATATATTCAGGTTTGTACCTTCACCGTAGGCGGTAACTACGGCGGTACCTGCTTGCGCGGCGATGAGTCGCTGGTGATTAAAAAAGAGAGCGATATCGAGCCGCTGATTGTGGTGAAAGAAGAGTAA